One genomic segment of Nocardioides cavernaquae includes these proteins:
- the ald gene encoding alanine dehydrogenase, which yields MRVGVPSEVKNNEYRVAITPIGVHELVAHGHEVIVQSGAGIGSQIPDAEYAAAGARLIDDPDEVWDSAELVLKVKEPVAEEYHRLREGLVLFTYLHLAADRALTEELVKRKVTAIAYETVQLPSGGLPLLYPMSEVAGCLAPQVGAHALMSPEGGRGVLLGGVGGVAQAKVVVLGAGVSGQNAANIALGMGADVTLLDTDLDKLRMSFWRYNNRVHGLASSKLAIEQQVLEADLVIGAVLIPGARAPKLISNDLVSRMKKGSVLVDIAIDQGGCFEDSHPTTHADPTYRVHDSVFYCVANMPGAVPNTSTYALTNVTLPYAVALAAKGWRQACVDDAALALGLNTHAGELVYAPVGEAHQLPSTPLAEVLSA from the coding sequence ATGAGGGTGGGAGTTCCGAGCGAGGTCAAGAACAACGAGTACCGGGTCGCGATCACGCCGATCGGCGTGCACGAGCTGGTCGCGCACGGGCACGAGGTGATCGTGCAGTCCGGCGCCGGGATCGGATCGCAGATCCCCGATGCTGAGTACGCCGCGGCGGGGGCCCGCCTCATCGACGACCCCGACGAGGTCTGGGACAGCGCCGAGCTGGTGCTCAAGGTCAAGGAGCCCGTCGCCGAGGAGTACCACCGGCTGCGCGAGGGGTTGGTCCTGTTCACCTACCTCCACCTTGCCGCCGACCGGGCGCTGACCGAGGAGCTGGTCAAGCGCAAGGTCACGGCGATCGCCTACGAGACCGTGCAGCTGCCCTCCGGAGGGCTGCCGCTGCTCTACCCGATGTCCGAGGTCGCGGGCTGCCTCGCGCCCCAGGTCGGCGCGCACGCGCTGATGAGCCCTGAGGGAGGCCGCGGAGTGCTCCTCGGCGGGGTCGGTGGCGTCGCGCAGGCCAAGGTGGTCGTCCTCGGCGCCGGTGTCTCCGGCCAGAACGCCGCCAACATCGCCCTCGGCATGGGTGCCGACGTGACCCTGCTCGACACCGACCTCGACAAGCTGCGGATGTCGTTCTGGCGCTACAACAACCGGGTCCACGGCCTCGCCAGCTCCAAGCTGGCCATCGAGCAGCAGGTGCTCGAGGCCGACCTGGTCATCGGTGCCGTGCTGATCCCGGGAGCGCGTGCGCCCAAGCTGATCAGCAACGACCTCGTGTCGCGCATGAAGAAGGGCTCGGTGCTCGTCGACATCGCGATCGACCAGGGCGGCTGCTTCGAGGACTCACACCCGACGACGCACGCGGACCCGACCTATCGCGTGCACGACTCGGTCTTCTACTGCGTGGCCAACATGCCGGGCGCGGTGCCCAACACCTCGACGTACGCGTTGACGAACGTGACGCTCCCGTACGCCGTCGCGCTGGCCGCCAAGGGCTGGAGGCAGGCCTGCGTCGACGACGCTGCGTTGGCCCTCGGGCTCAACACCCACGCCGGCGAGCTGGTCTACGCACCCGTGGGGGAGGCCCACCAGCTGCCGAGCACGCCCCTCGCCGAGGTGTTGTCGGCCTGA
- a CDS encoding glycosyltransferase yields MRIAQLANFIGPSSGGMKTAVAALGSGYVAAGAERLLVVPGPVDKRLETEDGVVVQLRAPRVGGGYRLIVEPWRVIDALEEFGPTSVEINDKATLLPVARWARRNDVASVLFSHERLDDMLAMRTGLDTGAKVSIGLWNRVLVRQFDAVVVTSRYARREFAKAAAASDTPVVQVPLGVDLETFRPAPVIGGTVLSASGRGGDRPLKLVHVGRLSREKSPHLAVATAVELHRRGVPVVLDVFGQGPHRHELEEIAGNAPVRFHGHVAGRAELARRIAAADIALSVCPGETFGLAVLEALACGTPVVTARTGGASELIDMTSGAWGDPDPASLADAVLRLASRNVAARRAAARSRAEQFPWSATIDAMVDLHADLAQADNTSARGVLGSWWASPTGA; encoded by the coding sequence ATGCGCATCGCCCAGCTCGCCAACTTCATCGGTCCCTCGTCCGGGGGAATGAAGACCGCGGTGGCGGCACTCGGATCCGGGTACGTCGCCGCGGGCGCTGAGCGACTCCTCGTGGTGCCCGGCCCGGTCGACAAGCGGCTCGAGACCGAGGACGGCGTCGTCGTCCAGCTGCGCGCCCCCCGTGTGGGCGGTGGCTACCGGCTGATCGTGGAGCCGTGGCGCGTCATCGATGCGCTCGAGGAGTTCGGTCCGACGTCGGTCGAGATCAACGACAAGGCGACGCTGCTGCCGGTCGCTCGCTGGGCCCGCCGCAATGACGTCGCCTCGGTGCTCTTCAGCCACGAGCGGCTCGACGACATGCTGGCGATGCGGACCGGTCTCGACACCGGCGCGAAGGTCTCGATCGGCCTGTGGAACCGCGTGCTGGTCCGGCAGTTCGACGCAGTCGTGGTGACCTCCCGCTATGCCCGCCGCGAGTTCGCGAAAGCCGCCGCTGCGTCCGACACCCCGGTCGTGCAGGTCCCGCTCGGCGTCGACCTGGAAACCTTCCGTCCGGCCCCGGTCATCGGCGGCACGGTCCTGTCCGCCTCCGGTCGCGGCGGCGACCGGCCGTTGAAGCTCGTCCACGTCGGGCGGCTCTCCCGCGAGAAGTCCCCCCACCTGGCGGTCGCGACCGCTGTCGAGCTGCACCGCCGCGGCGTACCTGTCGTGCTCGACGTCTTCGGCCAGGGCCCGCACCGCCACGAGCTCGAGGAGATCGCCGGCAACGCACCGGTCCGCTTCCACGGCCACGTCGCCGGTCGCGCCGAGCTCGCCCGGCGCATCGCTGCCGCCGACATCGCCCTCTCCGTCTGCCCGGGCGAGACCTTCGGGCTCGCTGTGCTCGAAGCGCTCGCCTGCGGCACGCCGGTCGTCACCGCCCGGACGGGCGGCGCGAGCGAGCTCATCGACATGACCTCGGGAGCCTGGGGCGACCCCGATCCGGCCTCGCTGGCCGACGCCGTGCTGCGGCTGGCGTCGCGCAACGTCGCCGCCCGTCGGGCGGCCGCACGGTCCCGCGCCGAGCAGTTCCCGTGGTCGGCCACGATCGACGCGATGGTCGACCTGCACGCCGACCTGGCTCAGGCCGACAACACCTCGGCGAGGGGCGTGCTCGGCAGCTGGTGGGCCTCCCCCACGGGTGCGTAG
- a CDS encoding pirin family protein, with protein MSNAEQDPGEIVCSETPGGPGVEVIVPRDVPLGGLRAMNVRRTLPSRGRTLIGAWCFADHYGPDEVEDTGGMVVTPHPHTGLSTVSWLFTGEVEHRDSVGTVAMVRPGEVNLMTAGHGISHSEISTAGTTTLHGVQLWLALPDSARDTAPGFAHHAPPLVSGEGWEARVFLGSLLGDTSPVFTHTPVLGAEILLAKGASMTFDVDPSFEHGLLVDLGPVSFVGQDLKPAELGYLAPGCSTVTITAHDDARVVLLGGPPFGESLVMWWNFVGRTHEEIVEYRTEWQAQLTRDGAIVPDSQQVAPGRFGVVIDDHTPPIPAPPLPNLRLRSR; from the coding sequence ATGAGCAATGCGGAGCAGGACCCGGGCGAGATCGTGTGCAGCGAGACCCCGGGCGGTCCCGGGGTTGAGGTGATCGTTCCCCGCGACGTACCCCTCGGCGGGCTCCGCGCCATGAACGTACGACGCACGTTGCCCTCGCGCGGCCGGACCCTGATCGGGGCCTGGTGCTTCGCGGACCACTACGGTCCCGACGAGGTGGAGGACACCGGCGGCATGGTCGTGACTCCGCACCCGCACACCGGCCTGTCCACGGTGAGCTGGCTCTTCACCGGTGAGGTCGAGCACCGCGACTCGGTCGGCACGGTGGCGATGGTCCGTCCCGGCGAGGTCAACCTGATGACCGCCGGACACGGCATCAGCCACTCGGAGATCTCCACGGCGGGCACGACGACGCTCCACGGCGTACAACTCTGGCTGGCCCTGCCCGACTCCGCACGAGACACGGCTCCGGGGTTCGCGCACCACGCGCCGCCGCTGGTGAGCGGGGAGGGCTGGGAGGCGCGCGTCTTCCTCGGCTCGCTGCTCGGAGACACCTCGCCGGTCTTCACCCACACCCCGGTGCTCGGCGCGGAGATCCTGCTCGCGAAGGGTGCGTCGATGACCTTCGACGTCGACCCGTCGTTCGAGCACGGGCTACTGGTCGACTTGGGGCCGGTCTCGTTCGTGGGCCAGGACCTCAAGCCCGCCGAGCTGGGCTACCTCGCTCCGGGTTGCTCGACGGTGACCATCACGGCCCACGACGACGCGCGGGTGGTGCTCCTCGGCGGTCCGCCGTTCGGCGAGTCGCTGGTCATGTGGTGGAACTTCGTCGGCCGCACCCACGAGGAGATCGTGGAGTACCGCACCGAGTGGCAGGCGCAGCTCACGCGCGACGGCGCGATCGTGCCCGACAGCCAGCAGGTGGCCCCGGGCCGCTTCGGTGTGGTCATCGACGACCACACCCCGCCGATCCCCGCGCCCCCGCTCCCGAACCTCCGCCTCAGGTCCCGCTGA
- a CDS encoding DNA-3-methyladenine glycosylase I has product MSEGGGPEGVGVLVGEDGLARCPWAAEPGEMRDYHDTEWGVPVVGESALFERLTLEAFQSGLSWATILRKRPAFREVFDGFDVDRIASYDGAKRDALLADARIVRNRAKVDATITNARATVALRGAGPEGSLESLIRASAPVPGPAPVTTTDLVPSSPESLALSKLLKKRGFSFVGPTTLYALWEALGLVDTHLAGCHRRGIAALTAGTDT; this is encoded by the coding sequence ATGTCAGAGGGAGGCGGTCCAGAAGGAGTCGGCGTGCTCGTCGGCGAGGACGGACTCGCGCGCTGCCCGTGGGCTGCGGAGCCGGGGGAGATGCGCGACTACCACGACACCGAGTGGGGAGTGCCTGTCGTGGGGGAGAGCGCACTGTTCGAGCGGCTCACCCTCGAGGCGTTCCAGTCCGGCCTGAGCTGGGCCACGATCCTGCGCAAGCGGCCCGCGTTCCGTGAGGTCTTCGACGGGTTCGACGTCGACCGCATCGCGTCGTACGACGGGGCGAAGCGCGACGCCCTGCTCGCCGACGCCCGCATCGTGCGCAACCGCGCCAAGGTCGACGCGACGATCACCAATGCCCGGGCCACCGTCGCACTCCGCGGCGCCGGCCCCGAGGGAAGCCTGGAGTCGCTGATCCGTGCGAGCGCGCCCGTCCCGGGTCCCGCGCCCGTCACCACCACGGACCTCGTCCCGAGCTCACCCGAGTCGCTCGCGCTGAGCAAGCTGCTCAAGAAGCGCGGGTTCTCGTTCGTCGGACCGACCACGCTCTACGCGCTGTGGGAGGCACTCGGCCTCGTCGACACCCACCTCGCCGGTTGCCACCGCCGCGGCATCGCTGCGCTGACCGCGGGCACTGACACATGA
- a CDS encoding CidA/LrgA family protein, which yields MINGLLWLLLCQLVGEVVVRTTGLPLPGPVLGMVILFALLQLRRPPREANVFRTSDALLKHLQLLFIPAGVGVITLLGVIGDHPLPLVGALLISWVAGLVTVGWLVTLLLGKAATR from the coding sequence ATGATCAACGGACTCCTCTGGCTGCTGCTGTGCCAGCTCGTCGGGGAGGTCGTCGTGCGCACCACCGGCCTCCCGCTGCCGGGCCCCGTGCTGGGCATGGTCATCCTCTTCGCGCTGCTCCAGCTCCGCCGGCCGCCACGCGAGGCCAACGTCTTCCGCACTTCGGATGCGCTGCTCAAGCACCTGCAGCTGCTCTTCATCCCGGCCGGCGTCGGCGTGATCACCCTGCTCGGCGTGATCGGCGACCACCCGCTCCCGCTGGTCGGCGCGCTGCTGATCTCCTGGGTCGCCGGCCTGGTCACCGTCGGCTGGCTCGTGACGCTCCTCCTCGGCAAGGCGGCGACGCGATGA
- a CDS encoding LrgB family protein: MSETLDWLRTSPLLGIFLTLLGYRLGLEVRRLSRDHALAQPVLIAIVFIGVALELLDVDYSDYSEGAGIIGFFLGPATVALAVPLHRQAHHLGRMFVPMLIALPVGAVVSIVTGVLAVRVLGGDRVLELTMAPKAATTPVSLAVSDTIGGLSSLTAVLAIVVGIIGAVAAPAVLTAARVRDRRARGLAIGAVSHGIGTSRALREDATEGAFSGLSMGITALLISALVPVVLHFL, translated from the coding sequence ATGAGCGAGACGCTGGACTGGTTGCGCACCTCGCCCCTGCTCGGGATCTTCCTGACCCTGCTCGGCTACCGCCTCGGCCTCGAGGTGCGACGGCTCAGCCGCGACCACGCCCTCGCGCAGCCGGTGTTGATCGCCATCGTCTTCATCGGTGTCGCCCTCGAGCTGCTCGACGTCGACTACTCCGACTACTCCGAGGGCGCCGGCATCATCGGCTTCTTCCTCGGCCCCGCGACCGTGGCTCTCGCCGTACCCCTCCACCGCCAGGCCCATCACCTCGGCCGCATGTTCGTGCCCATGCTGATCGCACTGCCGGTCGGTGCCGTGGTCAGCATCGTCACCGGGGTCCTGGCGGTCCGGGTGCTCGGCGGCGACCGGGTGCTCGAGCTGACGATGGCGCCCAAGGCAGCGACCACCCCGGTGAGCCTCGCGGTCTCGGACACGATCGGTGGCCTGTCCTCGCTCACTGCGGTCCTCGCGATCGTGGTCGGCATCATCGGTGCGGTCGCCGCGCCTGCGGTCCTCACTGCCGCGCGCGTGCGTGACCGGCGCGCTCGCGGCCTGGCCATCGGTGCGGTCAGCCACGGCATCGGTACGTCGAGGGCACTGCGGGAGGACGCCACCGAAGGCGCCTTCTCGGGTCTGTCGATGGGCATCACCGCCTTGCTGATCAGCGCACTCGTGCCAGTGGTGCTGCACTTCCTCTGA
- a CDS encoding amidase: protein MSRVHAFTDDALADHDAVALAGLLASSQVSPSELRDAVVARLQVVEPVLNGLAHPAFDAGDGEPPTGFFGGLPTFIKDNCDVAGMPTLQGTDAFVGRPKATDGELTRMFRATGLQPIGKTRLSEFGFSASAEHPRLGPVRNPWDTTRSSGASSAGSAAYVAAGVVPLAHANDGGGSIRIPAAACGLVGLKPTRNRTLQDKMMREIPVRIVADGVVTRSVRDTAAFFREAELVWRNPGLRPVGDVTEPVRGRLKIAVVTSSIDRDATPDVREQTLKTAGLLEELGHHVEEIDPPVPASLPDDFLLYWSLLALGVVRTGRLRFGRSFDISRLDNLTRGLERHALRNIHRTGPAIARLAASSRSAARVFRQYDVVLTPAVAAPTPVIGELDPALPYETLKERLLDWVAFTPLQNATGTPALSLPLANTVDGMPLGMMFGAGAGRDALLLALGLELEAARPFARIQGPVC from the coding sequence ATGAGTCGTGTGCATGCCTTCACGGACGACGCGCTGGCGGACCATGACGCCGTCGCCCTCGCCGGTCTGCTGGCCTCGAGCCAGGTCTCGCCCTCCGAGCTCCGCGATGCGGTGGTCGCCCGGCTGCAGGTGGTCGAGCCGGTGCTCAACGGCCTGGCCCACCCCGCCTTCGATGCCGGCGACGGCGAGCCGCCGACGGGCTTCTTCGGCGGCCTGCCGACCTTCATCAAGGACAACTGCGACGTCGCCGGCATGCCGACGCTGCAGGGCACGGACGCCTTCGTGGGCAGGCCCAAGGCGACCGACGGTGAGCTCACGCGCATGTTCCGCGCGACGGGCCTTCAGCCGATCGGCAAGACCCGGCTCTCGGAGTTCGGATTCAGCGCCTCGGCGGAGCACCCGCGCCTCGGGCCGGTCCGCAACCCCTGGGACACCACGCGCAGCTCGGGTGCGTCCTCGGCCGGCTCCGCGGCGTACGTCGCTGCGGGTGTCGTCCCGTTGGCCCACGCCAACGACGGCGGTGGTTCGATCCGCATCCCGGCCGCCGCGTGCGGCCTGGTCGGGCTCAAGCCCACGCGCAACCGGACGCTCCAGGACAAGATGATGCGCGAGATCCCGGTGCGCATCGTCGCCGACGGCGTGGTCACGCGCAGCGTCCGCGACACGGCGGCGTTCTTCCGCGAGGCCGAGCTGGTCTGGCGCAACCCGGGCCTGCGGCCGGTCGGCGACGTCACCGAGCCGGTGCGTGGCCGGCTGAAGATCGCTGTGGTCACCAGCTCCATCGACCGCGACGCCACCCCGGACGTGCGCGAGCAGACGCTCAAGACCGCCGGACTGCTGGAGGAGCTCGGGCACCACGTCGAGGAGATCGACCCGCCGGTGCCCGCGAGCCTTCCCGACGACTTCCTCCTCTACTGGTCCTTGCTTGCCCTCGGCGTGGTCCGCACCGGGAGGCTGCGGTTCGGCAGGTCGTTCGACATCTCGCGGCTCGACAACCTGACGCGGGGGCTCGAGCGCCACGCGCTGCGCAACATCCACCGCACGGGACCCGCGATCGCCCGGCTGGCAGCGAGCAGCCGCTCGGCGGCCAGGGTCTTCCGCCAGTACGACGTCGTGCTGACGCCCGCCGTGGCGGCCCCGACGCCGGTGATCGGTGAGCTCGACCCGGCGCTGCCCTACGAGACCCTGAAGGAGCGGCTGCTCGACTGGGTCGCCTTCACTCCGCTGCAGAACGCGACCGGCACGCCTGCCCTGTCGCTCCCGCTGGCGAACACCGTCGACGGCATGCCGCTCGGCATGATGTTCGGTGCGGGCGCCGGGCGCGATGCCCTGCTGCTCGCCCTCGGGCTCGAGCTCGAGGCGGCGCGGCCCTTCGCCCGCATCCAGGGTCCGGTGTGCTGA
- the folP gene encoding dihydropteroate synthase, producing MLRLGRHTFPDDRLLVMAIVNRTRDSFYDNGATYAEDAALERVRAVVADGAEIVDIGGVKAGPGDVVDVTEELQRTVGFVARVRDEFPDIVISVDTWRSEVGRAVCEAGADLLNDAWGGHDPGLVEVAAEHGAAYICTHTNGATPRQPPHRVSYADVVRAAIDDTVALANRALAAGVARESLLIDPAHDFEKTTWHSLEITRRLDEMVGTGWPVLVSLSNKDFVGETLDLPTSERLTGTLAATAIAAWHGARVYRVHEVRETRQVLDMVASIQGIRPPARTTRALA from the coding sequence GTGTTGAGGCTGGGCCGCCACACCTTTCCGGACGACCGCCTGCTCGTCATGGCGATCGTCAACCGGACCCGTGACTCGTTCTACGACAACGGCGCCACCTACGCGGAGGATGCCGCGCTCGAGCGGGTCCGGGCGGTTGTCGCGGACGGCGCCGAGATCGTCGACATCGGGGGCGTGAAGGCAGGACCCGGTGACGTCGTCGACGTCACCGAGGAGCTGCAGCGCACCGTCGGGTTCGTGGCCCGGGTCCGCGACGAGTTCCCCGACATCGTGATCTCGGTCGACACCTGGCGTTCCGAGGTCGGACGTGCGGTCTGCGAGGCGGGGGCCGACCTGCTCAACGACGCCTGGGGTGGCCACGATCCGGGCCTGGTCGAGGTCGCCGCAGAGCACGGCGCGGCGTACATCTGCACCCACACCAACGGCGCCACCCCGCGCCAGCCTCCCCACCGCGTGTCGTACGCCGATGTCGTGCGTGCCGCGATCGACGACACCGTGGCGCTGGCCAACCGCGCACTTGCGGCCGGCGTGGCACGCGAGTCGCTGCTGATCGACCCGGCCCACGACTTCGAGAAGACCACCTGGCACAGCCTGGAGATCACTCGCCGCCTCGACGAGATGGTCGGCACGGGCTGGCCGGTGCTGGTCTCGCTGAGCAACAAGGACTTCGTGGGGGAGACCCTCGACCTGCCGACCAGCGAGCGCCTCACGGGCACGCTGGCCGCCACCGCGATCGCTGCGTGGCACGGCGCCCGGGTCTACCGCGTGCACGAGGTGCGCGAGACCCGCCAGGTGCTCGACATGGTCGCCTCGATCCAGGGCATCCGCCCGCCCGCCCGCACGACGAGGGCACTCGCGTGA
- the rpmG gene encoding 50S ribosomal protein L33, whose protein sequence is MASKSSDVRPKITLACVDCKERNYITKKNRRNDPDRMELKKFCPRCRTHTAHRETR, encoded by the coding sequence GTGGCCAGCAAGAGCAGCGACGTTCGCCCCAAGATCACGCTCGCGTGCGTGGACTGCAAGGAGCGCAACTACATCACCAAGAAGAACCGTCGGAACGACCCCGACCGCATGGAGCTGAAGAAGTTCTGCCCGCGCTGCCGCACTCACACTGCGCACCGCGAGACCCGCTGA
- a CDS encoding UDP-N-acetylmuramate dehydrogenase encodes MSQSSGPDRLTRVLLSDLTTLRLGGPAASYVEATTEAELVEAVSSADAAGTPVLLVAGGSNLVVADEGFPGVVIKVATAGVRSDVEACHGPSCSGAMVTVAAGEDWDAFVARAVASEWVGIEALSGIPGAVGSTPIQNVGAYGQEVADTIASVRVWDRRLRGIRTFTASECGFGYRHSRFKADPARHVVLDVTFQLRCGTLGAPVRYAELARALGVEQGDRAPLAEVRREVIALRRSKGMVLDATDHDTWSAGSFFTNPHLSAEQSAALPDDAPRYPQPDGTVKSSAAWLIERAGFAKGYGLDLNGGRVSLSTKHTLALTNRGNGTTEELLALAREIRDGVEKAFGVALVNEPVAVGVAL; translated from the coding sequence ATTTCGCAATCCTCTGGACCGGATAGGTTGACCCGTGTGCTCCTGAGTGACCTCACCACCCTCCGCCTCGGCGGCCCCGCAGCGTCGTACGTCGAGGCGACCACCGAGGCCGAGCTCGTCGAGGCCGTGAGCAGCGCAGACGCCGCCGGCACCCCGGTGCTCCTCGTGGCGGGCGGGAGCAACCTGGTCGTCGCGGACGAGGGTTTCCCGGGCGTCGTCATCAAGGTCGCGACCGCCGGCGTCCGCAGCGACGTGGAGGCCTGTCACGGCCCCAGCTGCAGCGGCGCGATGGTCACCGTGGCGGCCGGTGAGGACTGGGACGCGTTCGTCGCGCGGGCCGTCGCCAGCGAGTGGGTCGGCATCGAGGCGCTCAGCGGCATCCCGGGCGCCGTCGGCTCCACGCCGATCCAGAACGTCGGCGCCTACGGCCAGGAGGTCGCCGACACCATCGCCAGCGTCCGCGTGTGGGACCGCCGGCTGCGTGGCATCCGCACCTTCACCGCGTCCGAGTGCGGCTTCGGCTACCGGCACAGCCGGTTCAAGGCCGACCCGGCGCGCCACGTCGTCCTCGACGTCACCTTCCAGCTGCGCTGCGGCACTCTCGGCGCCCCGGTGAGGTACGCCGAGCTGGCCCGAGCGCTCGGCGTCGAGCAGGGCGATCGCGCCCCGCTCGCCGAGGTACGCCGCGAGGTGATCGCCCTGCGGCGCAGCAAGGGCATGGTGCTCGACGCGACCGACCATGACACCTGGAGCGCCGGGTCGTTCTTCACCAACCCTCACCTGAGTGCCGAGCAGTCGGCCGCGCTGCCGGATGACGCCCCGCGCTACCCGCAGCCCGACGGCACCGTGAAGTCGAGCGCGGCCTGGTTGATCGAGCGCGCAGGCTTCGCCAAGGGCTATGGCCTGGACCTCAACGGGGGGCGCGTGAGCCTGTCCACCAAGCACACGCTCGCGCTGACCAACCGCGGCAACGGCACCACCGAGGAACTGCTGGCGCTGGCGCGAGAGATCCGTGACGGGGTCGAGAAGGCCTTCGGCGTCGCGCTGGTCAACGAGCCGGTGGCCGTCGGCGTCGCGCTCTGA
- a CDS encoding DUF4190 domain-containing protein translates to MTTPPEPPSDQPPAYGQVPPLPQPPQGPPPGYGYSYPPVPPSDGQAIAAMVLGIIALVGMCAYGFTLLLAPVALFLGRSSMKRIDAAQGQLGGRGLAQAGFIMGIIGTVLLALSILAVGAFIAFLASDFFGAFGSY, encoded by the coding sequence ATGACCACGCCTCCCGAGCCGCCGTCCGACCAGCCTCCGGCGTACGGCCAGGTGCCGCCGCTGCCGCAACCGCCGCAGGGCCCACCGCCGGGCTACGGCTACTCCTATCCGCCCGTCCCGCCGAGTGATGGCCAGGCCATCGCTGCGATGGTGCTCGGCATCATCGCCCTCGTCGGGATGTGTGCCTACGGGTTCACCCTCCTGCTCGCCCCCGTCGCGCTCTTCCTCGGCCGCTCCTCGATGAAGCGGATCGATGCAGCCCAGGGTCAGCTGGGAGGCCGCGGCCTGGCCCAGGCCGGCTTCATCATGGGCATCATCGGCACGGTGCTCCTGGCGCTGAGCATCCTGGCCGTCGGCGCTTTCATCGCCTTCCTGGCCAGCGACTTCTTCGGCGCCTTCGGGAGCTACTGA
- a CDS encoding MFS transporter: MTSQPPGEPTDSSAADAPPPRFRRALEVGARGVGGAARGTARGTARASRATYVAARRAAQAEGAGQSGLSRLIGLHAFNAAGDAAVAISLAGTLFFQVPSGEARGQVALFLGLTMLPFAIVAPLIGPFLDRFSHGRRWAIGTTMAIRAFLCWTLATAIATQSTWMYAAALGVLVSSKAYGVTKAAAAPRLVPPGVTLVKANARISLAGVVGAALSAPIAGAAAYFGAEWSLRYAFVVFVIATILAIRLPDRVDSSAGEVRLELMPGPSSTSADTPRQRSRRIPPAVSFALRGNCGPRWMSGFLTMFMAFLLREHPIPGFRPEVLLGLVIGAAGLGNVLGIALASLTRRINPPVTVALALLADAVMALVAALFYGLAPLLALGLVAGLAQSLAKLSLDSTIQRDVPERVQTSAFARSDTMLQLAWVVGGFVGIVMPLNPRLGLGVACAVLVAWGIFVIVTNPVRTARQPRTAS, translated from the coding sequence ATGACGAGCCAGCCACCGGGCGAGCCCACCGACTCCAGCGCAGCGGATGCACCCCCGCCGCGCTTCCGCAGGGCGCTTGAGGTCGGCGCGCGCGGCGTGGGTGGTGCAGCCCGCGGCACGGCCCGTGGCACCGCCCGTGCCAGCCGCGCGACCTACGTCGCGGCACGGCGCGCAGCACAGGCAGAGGGCGCCGGCCAGTCGGGACTCTCACGGCTGATCGGGCTGCACGCCTTCAATGCTGCCGGTGACGCTGCGGTCGCGATCTCGCTGGCAGGCACGCTCTTCTTCCAGGTGCCGAGCGGGGAGGCGCGCGGCCAGGTCGCCCTCTTCCTCGGGCTGACGATGCTTCCGTTCGCGATCGTGGCACCCCTGATCGGGCCGTTCCTCGACCGCTTCAGCCATGGCCGCCGCTGGGCGATCGGGACGACGATGGCGATCCGCGCCTTCCTCTGCTGGACCCTTGCGACGGCCATCGCCACCCAGTCCACCTGGATGTACGCCGCGGCGCTCGGCGTGCTGGTCTCCTCCAAGGCCTACGGCGTCACCAAGGCAGCCGCCGCTCCCCGCCTCGTGCCACCCGGCGTCACCCTGGTGAAGGCCAACGCCCGGATCTCGCTGGCCGGAGTCGTCGGCGCGGCGTTGTCGGCGCCCATCGCCGGCGCGGCGGCGTACTTCGGCGCGGAGTGGTCGCTGCGCTATGCCTTCGTCGTCTTCGTCATCGCGACGATCCTCGCCATCCGGCTGCCCGACCGGGTCGACTCGTCGGCGGGCGAGGTGCGACTCGAGCTCATGCCGGGGCCGTCGTCGACCTCTGCCGACACGCCACGCCAACGCTCGCGCCGGATCCCGCCGGCGGTCTCCTTCGCCCTGCGCGGCAACTGCGGCCCGCGCTGGATGTCGGGGTTCCTGACGATGTTCATGGCCTTCCTGCTGCGTGAGCACCCGATCCCGGGCTTCCGGCCCGAGGTCCTGCTCGGACTGGTCATCGGTGCGGCCGGCCTCGGCAATGTCCTCGGCATCGCGCTTGCCTCCCTGACCCGGCGGATCAACCCGCCGGTGACCGTTGCCCTGGCCCTGCTCGCAGACGCGGTGATGGCACTCGTCGCGGCGCTCTTCTACGGGCTCGCCCCGCTGCTGGCCCTCGGCCTCGTTGCCGGGCTTGCCCAGTCACTCGCCAAGCTCTCCCTCGACTCCACCATCCAGCGCGACGTGCCGGAGCGGGTCCAGACCAGCGCGTTCGCACGCTCCGACACCATGTTGCAGCTGGCCTGGGTGGTCGGCGGCTTCGTCGGCATCGTCATGCCGCTCAATCCGCGCCTCGGCCTCGGGGTGGCCTGCGCTGTGCTCGTCGCGTGGGGGATTTTCGTCATCGTGACCAATCCGGTCCGCACAGCCCGGCAGCCCCGAACCGCGTCCTGA